TCAAACTAATTGGATTGTAACTGATATCTCTCAATACCCATTTTACACATTGGAGAAACCAGGAGAATTGAGTACCGTATATATGCGCGTTTTTTCTACAAACGAGGGAGATACCGCTTATTCTAATTGTGTTTCTTACGATACCACTGCCACATCACTAAGAATTCCAGATATTTTTACTCCTAATGGAGATGGAATTAACGATGTATTCTCAATTAAGAATCTTAAATACTGGCCAGGGTCTTATTTAAAAGTTTTTAATAGATGGGGAACTATTGTTTACAGACAAGAAGACTATCAAGGTACTTGGAGCGGCACTCGAGTTGCCGATGGAGTATATTTCTATATACTGTTACTAAACGATGGAACCTCTCGAAATGGCAGCGTAACAATTATCCGTTAGCAGATTGTTGATTCATTATCTTAGCCACGTACTTTCCAATAATATCAAACTCTAGATTCACAATCGTTCCTTCTTTAAACCGATTGAAATTTGTGTGTTCCTGCGTAAATGGAATAATCGCCACACTGAATTCATTTTGCTTTGAATCGACCACTGTTAAAC
The genomic region above belongs to Flavobacteriales bacterium and contains:
- a CDS encoding gliding motility-associated C-terminal domain-containing protein, coding for AVNFRLRATINGPTTQVYSNMVNSINLEIADNEPENGYADLSWSPYNAWEDASYEVLLSTDQTNWIVTDISQYPFYTLEKPGELSTVYMRVFSTNEGDTAYSNCVSYDTTATSLRIPDIFTPNGDGINDVFSIKNLKYWPGSYLKVFNRWGTIVYRQEDYQGTWSGTRVADGVYFYILLLNDGTSRNGSVTIIR